In one Amaranthus tricolor cultivar Red isolate AtriRed21 chromosome 8, ASM2621246v1, whole genome shotgun sequence genomic region, the following are encoded:
- the LOC130820474 gene encoding homeobox-leucine zipper protein ATHB-6-like: MKRIGSSDSLGALVSMCPPSDDQSPRNNMYSRDYQSMLDGLDEDGCLEETGHVPEKKRRLSVDQVKALERNFEVENKLEPERKVKLAQELGLQPRQVAVWFQNRRARWKTKQLERDYGVLKANFDTLKHNYESLQHDKDDLLKQIKELKSKLNEEINSESDNDVSIKQEVLVFESDDHINTKAIESLSSGSEEEAKLLKVKKHVFAESKDGSDSDSSAILNDDNSPNASNSSIFQTQQQLLMSPISSSPPSINGFNFSESRSDGLGSVPNNNNDNNNVYHPHLVKIEEHNFFSGEEACNFFSEEQAPSLHWYCPDPWT, encoded by the exons ATGAAAAGAATTGGCAGCTCAGATTCTCTTGGTGCTCTGGTTTCCATGTGCCCTCCTTCAG ATGATCAAAGCCCTAGAAACAATATGTATAGCAGGGATTACCAGTCAATGTTAGATGGGCTAGATGAAGATGGGTGCTTAGAAGAAACTGGTCATGTACCTGAGAAGAAGAGGAGACTCAGTGTGGATCAAGTTAAGGCTTTGGAAAGAAACTTTGAGGTTGAAAATAAGTTAGAGCCTGAAAGAAAAGTTAAACTTGCTCAAGAACTTGGGTTGCAGCCTAGACAAGTTGCTGTTTGGTTCCAAAATAGAAGAGCTAGATGGAAAACCAAACAGTTGGAAAGAGATTATGGTGTTCTTAAGGCTAATTTTGATACTCTTAAGCATAATTATGAGTCTCTTCAACATGATAAAGATGACCTTCTTAAACAG ATAAAAGAGCTAAAATCAAAGCTAAATGAAGAGATAAACTCAGAGAGTGATAATGATGTAAGCATCAAACAAGAAGTTTTGGTGTTTGAATCTGATGATCATATCAATACAAAAGCTATTGAATCACTAAGCAGTGGATCAGAAGAAGAAGCGAAGTTGTTAAAGGTAAAAAAACATGTGTTTGCAGAGTCCAAAGATGGTTCAGATAGCGATTCAAGCGCAATTTTAAACGATGATAACAGTCCAAATGCTTCAAATTCATCAATTTTCCAGACTCAACAACAACTACTAATGTCTCCAATCTCATCATCTCCACCATCAATCAACGGTTTCAATTTCTCAGAATCAAGATCAGACGGTTTAGGATCTGTccccaataataataatgataacaacaaTGTGTATCATCCTCATTTAGTAAAAATCGAGGAACATAACTTCTTTAGTGGAGAAGAAGCTTGTAATTTCTTCTCAGAAGAACAAGCTCCTTCTCTGCATTGGTATTGCCCAGATCCGTGGACTTAA